A DNA window from Falco peregrinus isolate bFalPer1 chromosome 8, bFalPer1.pri, whole genome shotgun sequence contains the following coding sequences:
- the LOC129785003 gene encoding LOW QUALITY PROTEIN: E3 ubiquitin-protein ligase RBBP6-like (The sequence of the model RefSeq protein was modified relative to this genomic sequence to represent the inferred CDS: substituted 1 base at 1 genomic stop codon), with translation MVFVPKLEYVFNFSEXIGDPSAPLSLAQLIKTANLAEANASEEDKIKAMMIQSCHEYDPSNYLREPLDLPPPSSSCFCCGKPGHYAKNCPVNRDKNVEPVRRIKRSTGIPRSFLVEVKDPNTKGAMLTKAGKYAIPTINAEAYAREKKEEPPFLPEEPSSSSADRPVPNELLCPICKDPVTDAALIPCCGASYCDECIRTALLESEEHTCPACHQTGVSPDALVANNFPRQAVNNFHNGTGYTTGLHKEIQQQQQQQPPSPPARPLVTVTPAAQQDNRQYHVFWAPKSKKYPHLVIR, from the exons ATGGTATTTGTGCCTA AACTTGagtatgtgtttaatttttctgaatagattGGCGACCCTTCCGcacctctttctctggcccagcTTATTAAG ACTGCCAACCTGGCTGAAGCCAATGCTTCCGAAGAGGATAAGATAAAGGCGATGATGATACAGTCCTGCCATGAATACGATCCATCCAA TTACTTGAGGGAACCCTTGGATCTGCCTCCACCATCATccagttgcttttgctgtggaaaacctGGCCACTATGCCAAGAACTGCCCGGTAAATAGG gacaaaaatgTGGAGCCTGTTCGCAGAATTAAAAGGAGCACCGGAATTCCAAGGAGTTTCCTGGTGGAGGTGAAGGATCCCAACACAAAAGGTGCCATGCTGACAAAGGCTGGGAAATACGCAATACCAACTATTAATGC GGAAGCTTATgctagagagaaaaaggaagagccACCCTTTTTACCAGAggagccctcctcctcctccgcagACAGGCCTGTTCCAAACGAGTTGTTATGTCCCATTTGTAAAGATCCAGTGACGGATGCAGCACTTATTCCATGCTGTGGAGCAAGTTATTGTGATGAAT GTATTAGAACAGCTTTACTGGAATCGGAGGAACATACTTGCCCGGCGTGTCATCAGACAGGTGTTTCTCCTGACGCTTTAGTTGCCAACAACTTCCCGCGCCAG GCTGTGAACAACTTCCACAATGGAACCGGCTACACAACAGGGCTCCATAAGgagattcagcagcagcagcagcaacagccgCCGTCACCGCCTGCACGACCACTTGTGACTGTGACACCTGCTGCTCAG CAAGACAACCGGCAGTACCATGTCTTCTGGGCCCCCAAGAGCAAAAAATACCCACACCTG GTCATCCGATGA
- the LOC129785004 gene encoding E3 ubiquitin-protein ligase RBBP6-like, giving the protein MSCVHYKFSSRLNSDVVTFHGPHISLRDLRRQIMGRERLKATRCDLQVTNAQTMEEYTDDNALIPRHSSVTVRRVPVRGVKATGKTDLGSRTGPASRTSKEVCKNTS; this is encoded by the exons ATGTCGTGTGTCCACTACaagttctcctccaggctgaactccgATGTGGTCACCTTTCACGGCCCCCACATCTCCCTGCGCGACCTCAGGCGCCAGATCATGGGCCGCGAGAGGCTGAAGGCGACCCGCTGCGACCTGCAGGTCACCAACGCCCAGACCATGGAAG aatacacagatgacAATGCCCTGATTCCAAGGCACTCATCGGTAACTGTTAGGAGAGTCCCTGTTAGAGGAGTTAAAGCTACCGGCAAGACAGACCTTGG aagTCGAACTGGGCCAGCGAGTAGAACATCAAAAGAGgtatgtaaaaacacaagctga